CTCGAGGTGCTGTCCGACGTCGCCTCGCGCGTGGTCGCGCAGCGCGGGCTCCAGGCGCTGCAGTACGGCTCGGGCCAGGGCGACGAGACGCTGCGCGAGCAGATCCTCGACGTCATGGCCCTCGAGGGCATCACCGCGCACCCGGACGACATCGTGGTCACCACCGGCTCGCAGCAGGCGCTGGACCTGGTGACGCGCGTGTTCATCAACCCCGGAGACGTCGTCGTCGCGGAGGCCCCGTCGTACGTCGGCGCGCTCGGCGTGTTCCGCGCGTACCAGGCGGACGTCGTCCACGTGGAAATCGACGCGCACGGCCTGGTGCCCGAGGCCCTCGAGACGACCCTGGCCGGCCTCGCCGCCGCGGGCCGCCGGGTCAAGTTCCTCTACACCGTGCCCAACTTCCACAACCCGGCCGGCGTCTCGCTCTCGCTCGAGCGCAGGCCCCGGATCCTCGAGATCGCCCAGCGGTACGGCGTCCTGGTCCTCGAGGACAACCCGTACGGCCTGCTCGGGTTCGACCGGGAGCCCTGGCCCGCCCTGCGCTCGTACGACGAGGACGGGGTCATCTACCTCGGGTCGTTCTCGAAGACGTTCGCTCCCGGCTACCGCGTCGGATGGGCCGTCGCACCGCACGCCGTGCGCGAGAAGCTGGTCCTCGCGTCCGAGTCCGCGATCCTGTGCCCGTCGAACGCGTCGCAGATCGCCATCTCGACGTACCTGTCCACGTGCGACTGGCGCGGCCAGATCAAGGCGTACCGCGAGATGTACCGCGAGCGTCGAGACGCGATGATCGCCGCGCTCGGTGAGCACCTGCCCGACGCGACCTGGAACGTCCCCGACGGCGGCTTCTACACGTGGGTGCGCCTGCCGGACGGTCTCGACGCGCGTGACATGCTCCCCCGCGCCATCACCGCACGCGTCGCCTACGTCTCGGGCACCGCGTTCTACTACGACGGCTCGGGCGGCGATCACATGCGCCTGTCGTTCTGCTACCCCACGCCCGAACGGATCCGCGAAGGCGTCCGGCGCCTCGCCGGTGTCGTCGATGGCGAGCGTGAGCTCGTCGAGCTATTCGGGACCGCGCCCTCCGCGCCGGGCGACGCCGTGCAGGCGCCGTCCCCCGACGTCTTCTAGTCCAGGAGCTCCTGCGCTCGTGAGCAGCACACCGTCTGTGCCCGGTCCTTCTCTGTCCGAACCCCTCGTCGGCGACCGCCTCGGGCGTGCGCCGCGCGTCGCGCTGCTCGCCGGCGGGCTGTCGCACGAACGCGACGTGTCCATGAGGTCGGGGCGCCGCGTCGCCGAGGCGTTGCGCTCGGCGGGTGTCGAGGTCTCGGTCCATGACGTCGACGCCGACCTGCTCCCGGCACTGGCCGACCTGCAGCCCGACCTCGTGTGGCCCGTGCTGCACGGTGCGAGCGGCGAGGACGGATCGGTGCGCGACATCGTCCAGCTGTCCGGCCTGCGCCTGCTCGGCACCGGACCGCGTGCGAGCCGGGTCGCCTGGAGCAAGCCCATCGCCAAGACGGTGGCCGCACGCGCCGGTCTCGAGACGCCGGAGTTCGTGACACTCCCCCAGACCCTGTTCCGCGAGCTCGGCGCGAGCGCGGTCCTCCGCATGATCGTCGCGCGGCTCGGTCTGCCCGTCGTGGTCAAGCCCTCGCGCGGCGGCTCGGCGCTCGGTGTCTCGCTGGTCCGCGAGGCCGACGACCTCCCGCGCGCGATGGTCGAGTGCTTCTCCTACAGCGACACGGCACTCGTCGAGCGCGCCGTCACGGGAACCGAGCTCGCCGCTTCGGTGGTCGACCTGGGCGAGGGTCCCGTGGCGCTACCCCCGGTCGAGATCGTGGCCGACGGCCCGTACGACTACGACGCGCGGTACAACCCCGGGCGGGTCGAGTACTTCGCTCCCGCACGCCTGCGCCCTGAGCAGGTCGAGGCGGTGGGCGCGGCCGCCGTCACCGCGCACAGGTCGCTCGGGCTCATGGGCCTGTCGCGCACGGACCTCATCCTCGACGAGGACGGCGTGGTGCACTTCCTCGAGGTCAACGTCGCCCCGGGGATGACCGAGACGTCGCTGTTCCCCCAGGCTGCAGAGGCCGCGGGATACAACCTAGGAACCTTGTACCGATCCCTGGTGGCGGCTTCTCTCGCCGCCGAGCCCGCGGGTCTCCGCCCCGTCTGAGCCCTCCTGTGGGGCCAGAACCGGCCCCAAGACCCCGTTCGTGCCGTCCGTCGCACTCGGCCGCGGCCCGGCCTCAGCCCCGGAGGAGTCCGGGGTCCTCGGGTGCGAGCGTCTCGAGGATCCGGTTGAGGTCCTGGACCGACGCAAACTCAACGGTCAGGCGACCACGGGACTTGCCCAGCACCACCTTGACGCGCGTGTCGAGCCGGTCGGACAGCCGCGTCGCCAGCTCGTCCAGCGCCTCGTTCCGCGCGCCCGCGCGCGGCGCGACCCGTCGTGCCGGGGCCGCCTCGTCCCCGCCGAGCGCCACGATCTCCTCGACCGCGCGGACCGACAGGCCCTCGGCCACGATGCGCTGCGCCAGGCGCTCGATCGCCGCGCCGTCGCCCAGCCCGAGCAGCGCCCGGGCGTGACCCGCCGAGAGCACACCTGCAGCAACCCGACGCTGCACCAACGGCGGGAGCTTGAGCAGGCGCAGCGTGTTCGAGATCTGGGGACGCGACCTGTGGATGCGGGTCGCCAGCTCCTCGTGCGTGCACCCGAAGTCGTCGAGCAGCTGCTGGTAGGCCGCCGCTTCCTCGAGCGGGTTGAGCTGGGCGCGGTGCAAGTTCTCGAGCAGCGCGTCCCGCAGGAGGTCGCCGTCCTCGGTCTCGCGGACGATCGCCGGGATGGTCTCCAGGCCGGCGGCCTGCGTCGCGCGCCACCGGCGCTCGCCCATGATGAGCTCGTACCCGTCGGACACCTGCCGCACGACGACCGGCTGCAGCACACCGATCTCGCGGATGGACCCGACGAGCTCCTCGAGCGCGTCCTCGTCGAACACCGTCCGCGGCTGGCGGGGGTTCGGCCGGATGCTGCTGGTCGGGAGCTCCGCGAAGTGCGCGCCCGGAACGGGGAGCAAGCCGTCGGGGTCGGCCGCAGCCGGCCCCTGCGCCTGCGCGGTGGTGGACGACTCCGGGGCCTGGACCGTGCCGTCGGACGCGCCTGCGCCGGTGGCATCCGCCGCGTTCGCCGTCACTGCGCCGTCCGCAGCGGCGGTCGACGCCGCGCTCTCCGCGGCCTCTGCCTGCTCCGCCTGCTTGTCGGCGGACGGGAAGAACACGTCCACCGGTCGATCACCGGCCGGCCGGTCGGTGGGTCGCTGGCCATCCAGACCAGCGGGGATCAGGGCCCCGAGCCCACGTCCAAGACCGCGGCGCTTCTCGCTCATCGTGCCTCCTCCGCGTCCGTATCGGACGTGTTCGTGCTGGTCAGGGATGCGGCGCCGCGTTCGGCGAGCTCGCGTGCAGCCTCGAGGTAGGCGAGCGCACCCGAGGATCCCGCGTCGTACGTCATGACGGTCTGGCCGTAGCTCGGGGCCTCCGAGATCCGGACCGAGCGCGGGACCGTGGTGCGCAGCGTGCGCTCCGGGAAGTGCTCGCGCACCTCGGACGCGACCTGCTGCGCCAGATTGGTCCGGGCGTCGTACATCGTGAGAAGGATCGTCGAGACGTGCAGGTCGCGGTTGAGGTGCGCCTGGATCAGCTGGATGGTCTTCAGCAGCTGGCTCAGACCCTCCAGCGCGTAGTACTCGCACTGGATCGGGATCAGCACCTCACGCGCCACGACGAACGCGTTGACGGTGAGGAGTCCGAGGCTCGGCGGGCAGTCGACGAACACGTAGTCGATCCGCGAGAGCCCGTTGTCCAGCCGCCACTGGAGGTAGGTGTCGAGCGCACTCCGCAGCCGGGTCTCGCGCGCGACCATCGAGACGAGCTCGATCTCGGCACCCGAGAGGTCGATCGTCGCGGGAAGGCACCACAGGTTCGGGACGTCCGGGCTCTCCTGGACCGCGTCCGCGATCGGCGCACCCTCGACCAGCACCTCGTAGATCGACGGCGTCCCCGCACGGTGCTCGATGCCCAGCGCCGTGGACGCGTTGCCCTGCGGGTCGTTGTCGAGCACCAGGACGTTCAGCCCGGACTGCGCCAGGGCGGCCGCGATGTTGACCGTGGTCGTGGTCTTCCCGACGCCGCCCTTCTGGTTGGCCACCGTGATCACGCGTGTCTCGAGCGGCTCCGGGAACCGCCGGCCCCGCAGCTCGATGCGCCGGCGTGCGTCCACCTCGAGCTCCGCCATGAGGGGTGTCTCGTGCGTGGCGCGCGGGAGGCTCTCGACGAGCGCCGCGCGGCGCAGCTCGTCGGGGTCGAGGTCGTCCGTCATCTCTCCGTCACGCTCTTCGGCACCAGGGGCGGGCACCGTCGCGGTGCCCGATCCATTGTCCTGTGCCTCGCCGTGTGCCTCGGACCATGTGGCGTGGTCCGCACCGGACCCATCGGTCTGATGAACCGTCGTGGGGGTCGTTTCACGTGAAACGGAGGCGCGCTCGTCCCGCGTGTCCCCCATAGAGGTGCGTGCTGTTTCACGTGGAACATCCGTCGCCTCGCCAGCTGTGTCCTCGCGAGCGTCGGTCGGGACTCCCACTCCCCACGTTTCCGCCCACGCGGACACCCGCGCCGCGCCCTCCTCCCCCGCGCGGGGGTCGGATGCGTGGCGGGCGGGCGCGCCGTCCTGCCGGCCAGGGGCGGCCCCGACAGCTCCACGGTCGGCCGAGCCGATCTCGCTCGTCGTCGCGTGCTCGGCCAGGCTCACCGCGGCTGACGTCGCGCTCTCCGTGGGCGTGGCGGGGCTCGTCGAAGCGGAGGCCGTCGAGTCCGCCGTGACGCGCGTCCCCGCGCTAGCGGGGTCGGTCGAGGTGAGGTCCGTCGAGCCCTGCCCCGGGCTGGCCGCCGTCGCGCGGGCGTCGACCCCATCCGCAGCCGTGGGGCTCGTCGCGTCCGCTGACGGGCCCACAACCGGTGCGGAGGCTTCCGACCGCCACGAAGACTGCGCCGACCGATCACCGGTCGGCGCGTCGCCGCCCTGCTGCTCGCCGGCGTGCGCCCGGGCGGTCAGCGGGGTCAACCGGTGCGGCGAGGTGTTGGTCGCGTGCGCCGTATCGCTCATGGTGTGCGCCGTGGCGCTGCTCTCGTGCGCCATGGTGCTGCTCCGGTGGGCCGTGGCGCTGATCGGGTGGGGCGCGGCCTCAGACGCTAGATCCGACCTGGCTGGCTCCGCCGGGCCAGTGGTCTCAGCTGACGCTGCCGCAGGCCACGAGCGGGGCGCCTGCTCCTCGCCCGTAGGGCCGAACCCGACCACCGCAACGTCGCGTGCCTCATCAGAGCGACGCGGGTCTGCGGCGATGGCGGGATCCGCGCGTGACGCCGTTACCGTCAACGAGTCGGGGGCGACGCCCGAGGCTGCGACCGGCGACCCGGGCTCGCCGTCGGTCGCGCCTCCCGGGGCCCATGCCGCGCGCGGCGGTTCAGCAGGTGAAGCGTGCGCCGGTCCTTCGGCCGCAACGGAAGGGCGGGGCTCCGCCGGCCGGTCCTCGGACCGCTTCGACTGCTTGCGCCTACCGAACACCTCGACCCCCCGTCTGGGCCACCACGACGCGTGTCGGCTCGACGCCGTCGATCGTCCCGGTGACATGCAGCTCCACTGCGGTGACCTTGGCCCGCTGCGCGGCTCGCCGCGCCGCAGCGATCTCCTCCTGCGCCCGCTCCCCCTTCAGCGCCACGAGGCGACCCCCAGGTGCAAGAAGCGGGGTGGCCCAGGCGTAGAGCTTGTCGAGGGCTGCCACAGCACGAATCGTCACCGCATCGACCTGCAGGTCGAGCGCCTCCTGTGCTCGTCCGCGCCGCACCTCCGCATTGGACAGCCCGAGTTCGGCGACGACCTCGAGGAGCCAGTCGGTGCGGCGCTCCATCGGCTCGAGCAGCACCACGTGCGAGCCGGGCCGCATGGCGGCCACGACGACGCCCGGCAGCCCGGCGCCACTCCCGAGGTCAACGATCGTCCCTGCCGACGGCAGGTGGGGAACGGCCGCGGCGGAGTTCAGCAGGTGCCGCTCCCACAGCCGGCCCACCTCACGCGGCCCGATCAGGCCACGCAGGACGCCCTGCTGCGTCAAGAGCTCGTGGAAGCGGCTCACAGCCGCCCACGCGTCACCGAAGAACTGGGGCAGTCGCTCGTCGCCGGTGAGTGGATCGCGCTCCACCACCGCGTCGTCGCCTGAAGTCACGAGCTGCCCTTCGTTCCACGTGAAACATCGCTACTCATCGGGCCGGATACCCCGCCGTCCAATAGCGTCTGGACGCCGCGGACGGGCGCTGCCTGCACGAACGCCCCACCGTACCGGGTGACAAGCGTCGCCAGCGCGAGGGCCCCCAACTGTGCATGTGGTGTCCTGTCGCGGGACTCACACCGACCGACCACGTCGTGCCACCCCAACCACGCTCGTGAGCGCTGTCGGGCGCTCCGCCCGAAGAACCGCCCCATGCGGTCGCGGCTCGGGCGCACGCTCTGGTGGCAGCATGCCCTCCCGCTGTCCAGAGCGTGCAGCGCCCCATCAGCAGGCGCTTGTGGCTCCGAGCCCGTGGCTCCCGGGGGTGTCGCGGCGCGCTCCCGCTGGTGCGCGCTACCCCGACCGTGCTGGCGCCGTTGCGCCCCGCCTCCACACCACCAGCCATGCCGCGACCCGGCATGTCCGTTCCACGTGAAACGGTGCCGGGTCTGGTGACCGCACGCCACCGCAGGAATGAGGCCCAGCTGGCTCACCCCCGGGGGTCGGCGCCAGGGCGTCCACACCACCATCGACAGCCAGCGCGCCTCGCCACGCGCACACGCCCCTCGTGACTCTCCGCGCCTCACACGGCGCACACGCCCCTCGTGACTCTCCGCGCCTCGAGTCGCCGGTCGCGCTCGTCACACCGCTCGACCCTCGCGTCGAGGCCCAGGCGTCCGCGTGCGCAGACTCTGAGCGGCGTCTCGGCGCGTACGCGCCTCGGGCGGGTTCGCATCGACCATGCCACCTTGCCCGCAGTCGCCGCGCGCGCCCCCTGGCGGCCCGGTGTCCACGCCTGCGTCCTCGTGCGTAGGCCGGGTCCGCCGTGGCGGCTGACCATCTGTCACGCGATCTGCCCGAGGCGAGGCTGGGGCCGGAGAGTCAGCCACCGGCTGAGGAGCCGCCGCGGATCGACGCCTCGGCCGGGAGCGCCGGCACCAACTCCCACTGCCCGGCGTCCGGTTGGCGGGAGCAGGAGGGCAGCCCTGCCCGAGCGGTGAGACGGTCGCAGTGCCCGCAGGAACGCAGCCCCCACGGGCGCCGAACGCGCTGCCACGTCGCTCGACTGCTCGCGGCGATGACACGGGCCCGAGCTGAGTTCCGAGCCGACTGCAGCGACGGCGGCCCGCGTTTCACGTGAAACAGCATGCGCTGCCCGCGCACTCGTCAGGCGTCCGTCCTCTAAGGGACTTCCTCGGTGGCGGACTGCAGCTGCTCGACGACCGGCGCATCAGCACCCGGCGACCCGACCGCGATCCGGTCCAACCGCTCGGCCCCGCCGCCTCGAGACCGACACCGACACGCACGCCGACAACCGGTCGGGGTCGCCCCGCCAGAGCCCGGTCGCGGCGACTGCCGAGGCGTCCATGACGACCATGTCGGCGGGGTGGGCAGTGCGCGGTCGGTTGCCTCGTCCCTGGCCCGCGGGAATGTCTCCCAAGAGCAGCGTCGTGAGCGGCAGACTGATGGTGTGGGGCACACCGTGATTCAGGTTCCCGTACCGGCGATTGCGCCGATCGCTGCACGCCTCATGTCCGCACCCGTGTGCCCGCACGTCACCGTGCTCGGTCCATTCGTCGATCGGGACGACGTCGATGACGAACTCGTGGGCACCATCCGTGAGGTCCTGGATCCAGTTCGAGCCTTCGACTTCGAGCTGTCCGCGGTCGGTCACTTCAGCGGTGGGCTGACGTATCTGACGCCCACTCCCGCCAGGCCGTTCATCCAGCTCACGGTCCTGCTCGCGGACGCCTTCCCGGAGTGGCCGCCATACGGCGGCGCGTTCGACGAAGTCGTCCCGCACCTGTCGATCGGAGAGGCGCTTCCCCGTTCTGACGTCGCCGGGCTGAGGGAGTTGCTCCCTATCAGCGCGCGAGCGGACGAGGTGACCCTCACCTGGTGGTCGGAGCGCGCCGCCGACGTGCTCGTGCGCTTTCCGCTCCGGCCGTAGCAGCGACTTGCGCCGATGATGGCGAGGACCAGACCCCCGCGATCGGCGACAGCATGCTGTCGCACCTGGTGGTCAGCGCTCGTCACTGCCTGACAGGCAGCAGCGATTCGACGACCTCGCAGCACCGCCAGGGTTGGTCGTGTCAGTGATGGGGCGGCCGCTTGGTCAGCCGCGGCGTGCAGCGGCGCTGGCGGTCGCAGGTCTCGGGTGTGACCGAGAGACTCCGTGGTCAGGCACGAGTCGTGCATGAGGAGTGAGCCCAGTCCCCAGGACCCCACCAGAGCAGGTGCGCGACGTTCTGGCCAAGGCACGCCCGAAGGCGCCTCTGCGGGTCGACGTGCTTCGTCCCGGAGTTCCACGTGACCCAGCCCGACCTCACCCTCCCCGTAGCCACCGTCCTCACGCCGCTCGAGGTCGACGTGCCACCGCGTGACGATCAGCGACCGGCGCTTGTCGAGCGGAGGTACGCGGCGCCTTGCCCGCACCCGCACTTACACTCGCCCGGGCGACGCCGTCGTGGTCTGTCCGCGGACGGAAGCCGGTCCGCGAGCGTTGCACAGGAGGCGACATGGATCCCGATAAGCGTCCGGAGGTCGTGTGCCTCTGCGGGTCGATGCGCTTCGTCCAGGAGCTCCGCGTCATCCAGCGCGACCTCACCATCGCCGGCGCGATCGTGCTCGCGCCAGTCGAGCTCGACGTGCCGCTGAGTGAGCATCAGTGGCGTGCACTGGGTGCGCTGCACCTGCGGAGGATCGACATCGCTGACAGGGTCGTGGTCGTCAACCCGGGCGGCTACCTCGGCCCCTCCACCTCCCGCGAGATCGAGTACGCCAGCGCGGCAGGGAAGCCGATCACCTACACGCACGGTTCGACCTGACCCGTCGCTGATGCTGGAACGACCACCCGCCCGGTGCGGGTGGGACGCGGCTCGGCCGTGGGAGCCCGCTGCGCACCAACCCGGGCGACTCGCACCAACCGCCGTGGGCCAGGGACCGAGGCGGCCACTCACTGCCAGACCGTCGGCGGCGGCTGGGGTCGACCACGCCAGTGCACGGAGACCGACCACGGTCGGCTGCGTACC
The Cellulomonas gilvus ATCC 13127 DNA segment above includes these coding regions:
- a CDS encoding aminotransferase-like domain-containing protein; translated protein: MTEQPLPHGTTSGTPTSSAAGTRLDPWLGAYADRTHGMRSSEIRALFAVASRPEVVSLAGGMPFLDGLPLEVLSDVASRVVAQRGLQALQYGSGQGDETLREQILDVMALEGITAHPDDIVVTTGSQQALDLVTRVFINPGDVVVAEAPSYVGALGVFRAYQADVVHVEIDAHGLVPEALETTLAGLAAAGRRVKFLYTVPNFHNPAGVSLSLERRPRILEIAQRYGVLVLEDNPYGLLGFDREPWPALRSYDEDGVIYLGSFSKTFAPGYRVGWAVAPHAVREKLVLASESAILCPSNASQIAISTYLSTCDWRGQIKAYREMYRERRDAMIAALGEHLPDATWNVPDGGFYTWVRLPDGLDARDMLPRAITARVAYVSGTAFYYDGSGGDHMRLSFCYPTPERIREGVRRLAGVVDGERELVELFGTAPSAPGDAVQAPSPDVF
- a CDS encoding D-alanine--D-alanine ligase family protein is translated as MPGPSLSEPLVGDRLGRAPRVALLAGGLSHERDVSMRSGRRVAEALRSAGVEVSVHDVDADLLPALADLQPDLVWPVLHGASGEDGSVRDIVQLSGLRLLGTGPRASRVAWSKPIAKTVAARAGLETPEFVTLPQTLFRELGASAVLRMIVARLGLPVVVKPSRGGSALGVSLVREADDLPRAMVECFSYSDTALVERAVTGTELAASVVDLGEGPVALPPVEIVADGPYDYDARYNPGRVEYFAPARLRPEQVEAVGAAAVTAHRSLGLMGLSRTDLILDEDGVVHFLEVNVAPGMTETSLFPQAAEAAGYNLGTLYRSLVAASLAAEPAGLRPV
- a CDS encoding ParB/RepB/Spo0J family partition protein; protein product: MSEKRRGLGRGLGALIPAGLDGQRPTDRPAGDRPVDVFFPSADKQAEQAEAAESAASTAAADGAVTANAADATGAGASDGTVQAPESSTTAQAQGPAAADPDGLLPVPGAHFAELPTSSIRPNPRQPRTVFDEDALEELVGSIREIGVLQPVVVRQVSDGYELIMGERRWRATQAAGLETIPAIVRETEDGDLLRDALLENLHRAQLNPLEEAAAYQQLLDDFGCTHEELATRIHRSRPQISNTLRLLKLPPLVQRRVAAGVLSAGHARALLGLGDGAAIERLAQRIVAEGLSVRAVEEIVALGGDEAAPARRVAPRAGARNEALDELATRLSDRLDTRVKVVLGKSRGRLTVEFASVQDLNRILETLAPEDPGLLRG
- a CDS encoding ParA family protein, with protein sequence MTDDLDPDELRRAALVESLPRATHETPLMAELEVDARRRIELRGRRFPEPLETRVITVANQKGGVGKTTTTVNIAAALAQSGLNVLVLDNDPQGNASTALGIEHRAGTPSIYEVLVEGAPIADAVQESPDVPNLWCLPATIDLSGAEIELVSMVARETRLRSALDTYLQWRLDNGLSRIDYVFVDCPPSLGLLTVNAFVVAREVLIPIQCEYYALEGLSQLLKTIQLIQAHLNRDLHVSTILLTMYDARTNLAQQVASEVREHFPERTLRTTVPRSVRISEAPSYGQTVMTYDAGSSGALAYLEAARELAERGAASLTSTNTSDTDAEEAR
- the rsmG gene encoding 16S rRNA (guanine(527)-N(7))-methyltransferase RsmG; translation: MTSGDDAVVERDPLTGDERLPQFFGDAWAAVSRFHELLTQQGVLRGLIGPREVGRLWERHLLNSAAAVPHLPSAGTIVDLGSGAGLPGVVVAAMRPGSHVVLLEPMERRTDWLLEVVAELGLSNAEVRRGRAQEALDLQVDAVTIRAVAALDKLYAWATPLLAPGGRLVALKGERAQEEIAAARRAAQRAKVTAVELHVTGTIDGVEPTRVVVAQTGGRGVR
- a CDS encoding 2'-5' RNA ligase family protein, yielding MGHTVIQVPVPAIAPIAARLMSAPVCPHVTVLGPFVDRDDVDDELVGTIREVLDPVRAFDFELSAVGHFSGGLTYLTPTPARPFIQLTVLLADAFPEWPPYGGAFDEVVPHLSIGEALPRSDVAGLRELLPISARADEVTLTWWSERAADVLVRFPLRP